One window of Methanogenium organophilum genomic DNA carries:
- the rfbD gene encoding dTDP-4-dehydrorhamnose reductase — translation MAQKVLILGASGMLGTDLQKVYPDAVCRGHELDITDEAAVFSFISDLKPSLVINAAAFTNVDGCEDHEDLAFAVNGEGPGYIAAVCHEVGATLVHYSTDYVFDGSQEPYTESDIPNPINVYGASKLRGERAIMAAMEDYRIIRTSWLFGQNGPNFVDTMLRISDEMETVRVVEDQYGKPTYTVDLAAKTLVIANGEPGMYHITNEGVCSWFEFASAIIPNVEPCSSEEFIRPAKRPKFSVLENTKTCPMRPWQAALKEYLGTKNMETSL, via the coding sequence ATGGCCCAAAAGGTGCTGATCCTCGGGGCGTCCGGCATGCTTGGTACTGACCTGCAGAAGGTGTATCCGGATGCAGTCTGCCGGGGCCATGAGCTCGACATCACCGATGAAGCAGCGGTCTTTTCTTTCATTTCAGATCTGAAACCATCGCTCGTCATCAATGCAGCGGCCTTCACAAATGTCGATGGGTGTGAGGATCACGAGGATCTGGCGTTTGCGGTGAACGGGGAAGGGCCGGGATATATTGCTGCTGTCTGCCATGAGGTGGGAGCGACCCTTGTCCACTACAGCACTGATTATGTCTTTGACGGGTCGCAGGAACCATATACAGAGTCGGATATCCCGAACCCGATCAATGTCTATGGTGCCTCGAAACTCCGGGGTGAGCGGGCGATCATGGCTGCAATGGAAGATTACCGGATCATCCGGACCTCGTGGCTCTTCGGCCAGAACGGCCCGAACTTTGTTGACACGATGCTCCGGATTTCTGATGAGATGGAGACGGTCCGGGTTGTTGAAGATCAGTATGGGAAACCTACCTATACTGTCGATCTCGCTGCAAAGACACTGGTAATCGCTAACGGTGAACCGGGAATGTATCACATCACAAATGAAGGTGTCTGCTCTTGGTTCGAGTTTGCCTCGGCAATTATCCCAAATGTCGAGCCCTGTTCGTCTGAGGAATTCATCCGGCCGGCAAAACGGCCGAAGTTTTCGGTCCTTGAGAATACAAAGACCTGCCCGATGCGTCCGTGGCAGGCTGCCCTGAAAGAATACCTGGGAACAAAAAACATGGAGACATCATTATGA
- a CDS encoding sugar phosphate nucleotidyltransferase, translating to MKGIILAGGTGSRLHPLTKVTNKHLLPVYDKPMIYYPLETLIDAGITEIMIVSGKGHAGDFLELLGSGSEFGVRITYEIQDEAGGIAQALGLAERWARKEDVAVILGDNIFQDNVRKDVEMFDGGAKIFLKEVSDPHRFGVAEVDGDQVVGIEEKPKEPKSNNAVTGLYFYDGRVFDSIKKLTPSGRGELEITDVNNSYIRRGAMQFAMLEGFWSDAGTFDSLLKASILVQKKAMTE from the coding sequence ATGAAAGGAATCATTCTCGCCGGCGGGACCGGGTCCCGTCTCCACCCCCTCACCAAGGTGACAAACAAGCACCTGCTGCCCGTCTATGACAAACCGATGATCTACTATCCGCTTGAGACTCTCATTGACGCAGGGATAACAGAGATCATGATTGTCTCCGGTAAAGGCCATGCCGGTGACTTCCTTGAACTCCTTGGTTCCGGCTCGGAGTTTGGTGTTCGTATTACCTACGAGATCCAGGACGAGGCCGGAGGCATTGCACAGGCGCTCGGGCTTGCGGAGCGATGGGCCAGGAAGGAGGACGTGGCAGTTATTCTTGGGGATAACATCTTTCAGGATAATGTCAGGAAGGATGTCGAGATGTTCGATGGTGGGGCGAAGATCTTCCTCAAGGAAGTCTCCGATCCCCATCGCTTCGGCGTTGCCGAGGTAGACGGCGATCAGGTAGTTGGCATCGAAGAGAAGCCGAAAGAGCCAAAATCGAACAATGCTGTCACCGGCCTTTACTTCTATGACGGCCGTGTGTTTGACAGTATTAAAAAGCTCACACCCTCCGGACGCGGCGAGCTTGAAATTACAGATGTCAACAACTCTTACATCAGGCGGGGTGCAATGCAATTTGCGATGCTTGAGGGATTCTGGAGCGATGCAGGGACGTTTGACAGTTTACTGAAGGCGAGCATATTGGTCCAGAAAAAAGCAATGACTGAATAA